Proteins encoded together in one Bacillus horti window:
- a CDS encoding YolD-like family protein translates to MKENKLTPGSNIMWEASRMMLPEHRELIIQKRKEQNRKDRPIFDEQTLEYFSHLMSEASNKDQEITITIFDPYQETKIKGKLKKIDLQLRQVKMETDNDFVWIKLEDILHIDYF, encoded by the coding sequence ATGAAAGAAAACAAGCTAACACCAGGCTCCAACATCATGTGGGAAGCTAGTCGGATGATGCTACCAGAGCATCGCGAGCTCATTATTCAGAAGAGGAAGGAGCAAAACAGAAAGGACAGACCGATATTTGACGAGCAAACACTTGAGTACTTTTCACATCTGATGTCAGAAGCGAGTAACAAGGATCAAGAAATAACAATTACGATATTTGATCCGTACCAGGAGACCAAAATAAAAGGAAAGCTTAAGAAGATCGACCTTCAATTAAGGCAAGTAAAAATGGAGACCGATAATGACTTTGTCTGGATCAAATTAGAAGATATTCTTCACATTGATTATTTCTAA